The genomic region TTCCGCACGGCTTCATATTGCAGCATCTCGTTCTTTACCTTGATCGCCGCGTATATAAAGTCCGCATCGTTGCTGACCGCAAAACTCCAGCTGGAGTCCTGATCCATCGGCGTCAATTTATCCGTCCATTCCGCCAGATCAGCATCTATTGTAACAGGAAATGTAGGCACTAAGCGGTATTCTTCCTTTTTCTTCCGCTGCGCAAAAACACTCGCACATACGAAAACTAACAGGGTACAAATAATCGTTCTTTTCATGAGTCTATTTTGTAAGCTTTTTTGACATTAGAATACTCAAAATAGTTTACTCTGCCTATATTTCAATGCAAAGAAAATTATAAGAAGTGTAAATAAATGTAAACGAAGATGGATAACAGAGAAGTTACATTTGAGGATAGATATTAGATTTTAGATATGAGACAACAGACCTATGACGGATTATAATAGTTCGTTTTTTGTCTTGAACCAGGAAGGGACGGTTGTTTTGAATCAGGAAAAAAAGGATAATAGGATTGACAGGATTCTGCTAATCCTATTATCCTTCCTCCCCTGGTTCGAGACAATATCATCTTTTCTTTCTTGGTTCAGACTAGATATCAGACATTAGATTTTAGACCTACTCTAATATCTAATGTCTGATATCTAATGTCTAAACCTTATCTTTACCCCCATGGAAAACCCTTCATGCTTATTATCGACTTTTCAGCGGGATTTCATAGAGGCTGGATGTGATGAGGCTGGACGAGGATGTCTTGCAGGGCCGGTTTTTGCGGCGGCAGTAATCTTTCCGCCGGATTATCACAATGCGGTATTAAACGATTCGAAGAAATTATCAGAAAAAAAGCGCATGGCCTTACGGCCTATTATTGAGCAGGAGGCGCTAGCCTTTGCAGTTGCTTCGGTATCGGCGGCGGAGATTGACAAGATCAATATCCACAAAGCATCCTACTTAGCCATGCATAAGGCGATAGACCTGTTGAAACTGAAACCCGAATATCTTATTATAGATGGGAATAAGTTTATCCCTTACCCCGACCTTCCATATAGCTGTATCGTCAAAGGCGATGGGAAGTACCTTTCTATCGCGGCGGCTTCGATCTTAGCGAAAACCTACCGTGATGAGTATATGGACAATCTGGCGATTGATTTTCCGGACTACGATTGGTTGCAGAACAAAGGCTATCCTACAGTAAAGCATCGAGACGCAGTAATACGCCTCGGCTTGACGCCACACCATAGAAAAACCTTCAGAGTTTCGGATCCGCAATTGGCCTTATTCTGAAGGTTTAATAAAAAAATCTTATAATATGACTTAGCTTGCTTTAACGGCAGGCTTCTTTTTGTTGTGCTTATAGCCCATCCATGCCGCAAATCCTAAACCGATCACCAAAATAACCGAGGCTATTAAAGAGATGATATTCGAGATACGCATCGACTCTGGCGCGAATACAAATTCAACCTTATGATTTCCGCCCGGTAGTTTTAATCCACGTAAAACATAATCCGCACGAATGATTGGCGCTTCTTCTCCATCAATATATGCTTTCCAACCTTTATCATAGAAGATTTCCGAGAACACTGCGAATCCTTCAGTAGGCGTGCTGTATTCATATTTCAACGTATCCGGATGGTAAGATACTAGGTTAATTTGCGCATTTGGCGAATTAGCAATTCCTTTGTCGTTGAATTGGTTCTTGAATCCCTCATTTACCACCGCCTCTTTACGAGGATCGATGTTTCCTAATGTGCTCATTTCCTCGTTATTGCTCTTCACGAAGGTCACCTTGTCTACAAACCAGGCATTCCCTAACGCTGAACTACGACGCTGAATACGATCTGAATTGTTAGAAGGGTCTTTTGTGATGACATAACGAACGTTCAACATATCCAAAACATCTTCGTTGAGCGTGTTATTAAACTGATTTTCAATCAGCTCCTGAAAACGCATCAATTTGGCAGCATGGTACCCGCCGATACTCTTATGGAAGTATGACGCACTTGCATCCTGGAACGGGCTAGTCGTTAAATCGAATACACGGTACGACAAATCTTTATCCATATGGATCAATTGATCGACCTCACGCTCCGGAATAGGCTTGTCATAAATGCTCTTGTCGACAAATGCATCGTTATTTAAATAACGCTTGTCTACCGTCCATAGGTCAACCAAGGTAATTACTGCGATTGCCGCAATTAAGATGGTCGCTGAAAGTTTTTTCTTTACGAATGCCCAAACCAAGCCAATCGTCAAAGCTACGATGAGGAACGAACGCCAAGCATCCTTCGATGCTAAGTCTGCACGGTCTTTCAATAAAGCATTCGACAAATCGTTTGCAATATTCTGGTCTTGCACCATTTGCTGCAGCTGCGCAACGTATTGCTGATGCTGAGAGGTACGTAAGTCTAGTATACTCGGCATCAAGGCAACTAATAGACAGACCGCAGCAACAGCGCCACCCGTATAAAGAATTGTTTTATCGAGTTTCGGAATCTCAGATCCGCGAACGATTAATTCGTTGATTGCCAATACCGCAAGTATCGGGATCAATACTGCCGGAATCACCAAGATCGATTCAACCGCTCTAAACTTGTTGTACATCGGGAAATAATCGAAGAACAAGTCCGAGATTAATGGGAAATGTCTACCAAAGGATAGCAATATCGCTAAAACCGTAGCGGTTAGTATCCACCATTTTAGACGGTTTTTAACGATAAACAAACCTAATATTGCAAGAAAGACAATACCTGCACCAAAATACCACGGTCCTGATGTAAAGGATTTCTCGCCCCAATAGGTCGGGAAGTAGCTTCTTGCCATCTGAACAGCTTCGGCTTGTGGCGCGCCAACTTTCGTTAAGGCTTTTACCACATTTGATTTCTCATCCAATACGCCTGAAGAACGACCCCCATAAGCATTCGGAATAAGGAACGTGATGTTCTCACCGATACCCTGGCTCCAAGCATAAGCGTACTCTTTATCTAATCCGGATCCTGCATTTCCTGAATCATCGGTTTTCGTTAGATTCGATTTACCGCGGATGGTTTCTTTCGCATACTCGTAGGTAGGAAATAATACCGACGCATTAACCAATACCGCCAACACGACACCGATCAGCTGTAATACCGAGGCTTGTATGAATTTGTTGATTTTCTTATCACGGATAGCATAGTACAGCTCAAATCCTACTAAAACTAAGATACAAAGGAACAGGTAGTAAGTAATCTGCACGTGGTTTGCGCGAAGCTCCAAGGCCAAGAATAGCGCTAGGAGCGACGGTCCCCAAAAGCGGCTCCCGCGATAACATAAGATAACAGACGCTATGATAGGCGCCATATAGGCGATCGCATAGGCCCTACTGAGGTGCCCCGCTTCGACGTAAATAATATTATAGGACGAAAAGGCAATGGCTATTGCACCTAAGGCGGCGAGCCATGGCCGTATCTTCAATACACTAAATAGGAAATATCCCCCCAATAAAAAGAGCAATAACACATCCGATGGAGGAGGAAAAACCGCCCGAATCGCAGGTCCTATATGGGTCGTTAGGTTATTAGCATGATCATACCATATCTGATAAGTCGGCATACCGCCAAACATGGAGTTTGTCCACAAAGGTGTCTTCCCGTCCTTTTCTTTGTAATCGAAGATTTCCTTCTGGCTGCCTCTAGCTTGCATCACATCATGCTGTAACAACGTTTTCCCTTGCCACACCGGTGTAAAGTAGAATACAACCAACAGAAGGAAGATCCCTATGACAGATAGGTGATTCGCGTTTTCCTTAAACCAATTTTTCATTTAATGTATAGGATTATTGATATAGCCCCAAAAATATAGAATTGATTTCAATTATTGAGAACTAATTTGAGGTTAGATTTTAGACATTAGATAGGAGACATTAGCGTATGGTCGCTAGCCTGCTTGTTTCTTTTCTTGAAGTTGCGATAGATTTTAGTATAGAATCCTATGAGTCTGCTTCTGCTTAAAACCATTGTAAAGCCCTTTCAAACCCAATGCATAACCCAATCAAAGCCGCTCTGAAAGGGGTTTGATTGGGTTATGCATTGGGTAGTATATAGTAGTGAGTAGTTAATAGTTAGTAGTTAGTACTTAGTAGTTAGTAATTAGACCTAGGGCGGCAATAGTATTTAGTAGTTAGTACTTAGTAGTTAGACCCAATCCTGTCAATCCTTGCATCCTTTTTTTCCTGGTTCAAGACGAACGTTCCATTCCTTTCAAAACAAAAACATCCTTCCCTTCCTTCCAAAACAAAAACATCCTTCCTGTCAAAGCCAAACACATCTTTCCTGATTCAGACAGAAAAAACGAACAATTGTAGTCCGCTCTAGGTCTAAATACTAACTACTAACTACTAACCTAGCCTTTCTGTATCAAATTCTTGATATTGGAAAGTTCGCCGAAGAGTACGAGTAGATCATTTTCGCGCAATACGGTGTCGGATTTTGCAATTCCGGATGCTTCTTTTAAGACTTTGGTGGAGCCTTCGGCTGTGGTTCCGGTTTCGACCTGGACGGTGGTGAGGACGATAACTTTATACTTATTGGTCAAATCGGCATCTTTTAGGGTCATGCCGACGTATTTTGGTGGAACTTTGGTTTCGATAATGCTGTATTTGTCGGAGACCTTGAAGGAATCGACGATATCAATATTGTCCAAGCGCATGGCTAGACGCTCCGCCGCTTCTTCTTCGGGCATGATATATTCCTCAATATTCATTGCCTCCAGGACTGTTTTCTGCAAATCCGACACAATACGTCCGATGATACGCTTTACTTTGAGTTGCTTCAACAAAGCAACCGTCAATAAACTAGCGCCTTCCTCTTCGCCGATCGCAACAATAACGGCATTGCTGTCGCGCAAGGGCAGCGAGCTAACGGCTTCCTTATCGGTCGAGTCTAAACATACGGTATGGGTAATACGATCTTTTGTCTGCTCGACGATACTTAAATTCTTGTCTGCAGCAATCACTTCATGACCTAATTCAGTGAGGTGAATAGCCAATGATCTTCCAAAATGCCCAAGTCCCAGTACGATGTATTTCATGATTAAAACAGAATTTTTTCAGTTGGATAAATATAACTCTTGTTCTTCGTATTCTTAATAAAGGCTACCAGTAAAGTTAACATACCTACACGGCCAACAAACATGGTCAGCATCAGGATTATCTTACTCGTAGCTGATAAGGAAGCGGTAATCCCGAGTGAGAGACCACAGGTGGTGTAGGCTGATATGGTTTCGAACAAGAGCGGCACCATTTGCTGATTTGGATCGGAGAAATTCAGCAGAACAAAGCTCAGCATGATTGTCAATATGGATAATAAGATAATGGCGAAAGATTTATTGACTGACTCCGAAGCAATCTTTCTTTTAAAAATTTCGATGGATTCTTTCCCTCTAGCCAGTGCGACAATATTCATCAGAGCAATCGCTACGGTCGTAACTTTCACACCGCCCCCGGTAGATCCAGGGGACACCCCTATCCACATTAATGTAACGATCATAATGAGGGTAGGAATATTGATAAAATTGAGATCGACGCTATTAAATCCGGCAGATCTCGCGGAATTTGCCATAAATAACGAAGTGACCCAATCACCATATATGGTTTTATCGTCTATAAGGCTGTGGCTCTTCTCCAATAGAAAATATGACACTGTCCCCAACACGATAACAACTAAATTACAAAGTACGATAAAACGTGAATTGAATGAGAATACCTGCGGTTTATGTTTATAGTTTCGCTGCAGGATATATTTGCAGATCAGCGCATCGATACGCGTCTTGATCAGGGTATAGAAGTTGAATATTGTACCAAAGCCAAGGCTTCCGATGATAAACATTGAGGAAACTGCGAGCTGAAAATTATAGTTGAAACGGTAATCCTGATTGTTCACGCCTTCCTTAATAATGGTGAACCCGGAGTTACAGAATCCGGAGATGGCATGGAAAGCGGCAAAGAAAACACGTTCGCCTAAGCTGTCAAAGAGTTTCGGGTCTAAGGAGAAAAAGATAAGAAGTCCGCCGATAAACTCAAAGAGGAAGGTGATCAAAATGATGGTGATTAAGGTCGATATGACCGAATTCAATTTGTTTTCACCCAATATTTCACCGAACATCAATTGATTTTTAAAGGAGAAACCTCCGGAGAAGAAATAGCCAAAGAAGCCCGTAAAAGTCATGATTCCTAACCCGCCGACCTGGATGAGCGCCATTACAACGGCCTGTCCAAATAGTGAGAAGTTAGTAGAAATATCTGTCACCGACAGCCCCGTTATACAGACGGCACTTGTCGCCATGAAAAATGCATCGATAAAACTTAATGGTGCTTCCGTCGTTGTTCGTGGCAGCATCAGCAATACAGCGCCTAAGATAATGAGGCCCAAGAAACTGACAACAAAGAGTATGGTTGGGTTGAAATAGAAGTTATCGAAAAAAAGGCTGCTTCGGGAGAGTTCCGAGAGAAACATGATGGCTATACCCATATACAGCCATTCGTCTTTCGCGAATGTGCTGATCAGGCCTCCCGAATGCCGGGATAGTGTTACGACGAGAAAATAGGCGGTAATGACGACGCCGGAGTAATGTGAAACATTGATTTTTCTCGTTACCAATATGGAAGATACAGTTCGGATAGCTTCAAATAGAAACAAACCGTAATACATGAATACGACAATTTCTTTTGTGATATCAGCAAGAGCAGCATCCGTTATATAGCCTACGTGCAGCACCATCGTAATGGCGCAGACCAAACTTACATAGAACAGAACTTGATCGACCGCTTTGTTGTGGTATCTAAATATGAATCTGAGAAAACTAAAGATAGAGTCCATTCGCTACAAACTTAGGAATAAGCATTGAAATACAGGCTTCCTTTTCACGTGAAACTAGTTCTCTTTTTTCTCGTCTTTATCCTTTTTCTTGAAGATTCCTTTAA from Sphingobacterium sp. BN32 harbors:
- a CDS encoding ribonuclease HII → MENPSCLLSTFQRDFIEAGCDEAGRGCLAGPVFAAAVIFPPDYHNAVLNDSKKLSEKKRMALRPIIEQEALAFAVASVSAAEIDKINIHKASYLAMHKAIDLLKLKPEYLIIDGNKFIPYPDLPYSCIVKGDGKYLSIAAASILAKTYRDEYMDNLAIDFPDYDWLQNKGYPTVKHRDAVIRLGLTPHHRKTFRVSDPQLALF
- a CDS encoding YfhO family protein, with amino-acid sequence MKNWFKENANHLSVIGIFLLLVVFYFTPVWQGKTLLQHDVMQARGSQKEIFDYKEKDGKTPLWTNSMFGGMPTYQIWYDHANNLTTHIGPAIRAVFPPPSDVLLLFLLGGYFLFSVLKIRPWLAALGAIAIAFSSYNIIYVEAGHLSRAYAIAYMAPIIASVILCYRGSRFWGPSLLALFLALELRANHVQITYYLFLCILVLVGFELYYAIRDKKINKFIQASVLQLIGVVLAVLVNASVLFPTYEYAKETIRGKSNLTKTDDSGNAGSGLDKEYAYAWSQGIGENITFLIPNAYGGRSSGVLDEKSNVVKALTKVGAPQAEAVQMARSYFPTYWGEKSFTSGPWYFGAGIVFLAILGLFIVKNRLKWWILTATVLAILLSFGRHFPLISDLFFDYFPMYNKFRAVESILVIPAVLIPILAVLAINELIVRGSEIPKLDKTILYTGGAVAAVCLLVALMPSILDLRTSQHQQYVAQLQQMVQDQNIANDLSNALLKDRADLASKDAWRSFLIVALTIGLVWAFVKKKLSATILIAAIAVITLVDLWTVDKRYLNNDAFVDKSIYDKPIPEREVDQLIHMDKDLSYRVFDLTTSPFQDASASYFHKSIGGYHAAKLMRFQELIENQFNNTLNEDVLDMLNVRYVITKDPSNNSDRIQRRSSALGNAWFVDKVTFVKSNNEEMSTLGNIDPRKEAVVNEGFKNQFNDKGIANSPNAQINLVSYHPDTLKYEYSTPTEGFAVFSEIFYDKGWKAYIDGEEAPIIRADYVLRGLKLPGGNHKVEFVFAPESMRISNIISLIASVILVIGLGFAAWMGYKHNKKKPAVKAS
- a CDS encoding TrkA family potassium uptake protein — its product is MKYIVLGLGHFGRSLAIHLTELGHEVIAADKNLSIVEQTKDRITHTVCLDSTDKEAVSSLPLRDSNAVIVAIGEEEGASLLTVALLKQLKVKRIIGRIVSDLQKTVLEAMNIEEYIMPEEEAAERLAMRLDNIDIVDSFKVSDKYSIIETKVPPKYVGMTLKDADLTNKYKVIVLTTVQVETGTTAEGSTKVLKEASGIAKSDTVLRENDLLVLFGELSNIKNLIQKG
- a CDS encoding TrkH family potassium uptake protein translates to MDSIFSFLRFIFRYHNKAVDQVLFYVSLVCAITMVLHVGYITDAALADITKEIVVFMYYGLFLFEAIRTVSSILVTRKINVSHYSGVVITAYFLVVTLSRHSGGLISTFAKDEWLYMGIAIMFLSELSRSSLFFDNFYFNPTILFVVSFLGLIILGAVLLMLPRTTTEAPLSFIDAFFMATSAVCITGLSVTDISTNFSLFGQAVVMALIQVGGLGIMTFTGFFGYFFSGGFSFKNQLMFGEILGENKLNSVISTLITIILITFLFEFIGGLLIFFSLDPKLFDSLGERVFFAAFHAISGFCNSGFTIIKEGVNNQDYRFNYNFQLAVSSMFIIGSLGFGTIFNFYTLIKTRIDALICKYILQRNYKHKPQVFSFNSRFIVLCNLVVIVLGTVSYFLLEKSHSLIDDKTIYGDWVTSLFMANSARSAGFNSVDLNFINIPTLIMIVTLMWIGVSPGSTGGGVKVTTVAIALMNIVALARGKESIEIFKRKIASESVNKSFAIILLSILTIMLSFVLLNFSDPNQQMVPLLFETISAYTTCGLSLGITASLSATSKIILMLTMFVGRVGMLTLLVAFIKNTKNKSYIYPTEKILF